The following coding sequences lie in one Euhalothece natronophila Z-M001 genomic window:
- a CDS encoding sodium-dependent transporter encodes MARQKWASRTVFILAAVGSAVGLGNVWRFPYLAARHGGGAFLVPYLIALLIVGIPLLTLEIGLGQTKQRGAIGSFRRVTSNFGGLGVLALLSAFLIVSYYAVVMAWSVIYFFASFGVNWADNSEGYFFEEVLQVTDSVGEIGGLNLPIFFALILVWVLTYFCVWQGTQSVGKVVLFSVPLPVILLVALLIRAVTLDGFLDGWALYLMPEWEAMLDPEVWTAAFAQIFFTLTLGFGAMITYASYRDTGEDIVQDSWITALLNSGVSLFAGFVVFGVLGYMATQTDVPLEELAQESGPGLAFVVFPEALSLMPLPWLFSLFFFIMLFTLGIDSAFSLVEAVIAAFTDRYEDLKIPKVAFAVCLVGFLAGILYTTRAGLYFLDIMDHFVTNYNLVLVGICQCLLIGWIYGAEKLRREINEASNWTLGKWWNWMIKYVIVIVLAILLATQFHNDLTSPYEDYPAWALGIGWLGVIIPFGIFIGLIIKDKKELKEEK; translated from the coding sequence ATGGCTCGTCAAAAATGGGCTTCTCGAACCGTCTTTATTTTAGCCGCTGTGGGATCAGCAGTGGGCTTAGGAAACGTTTGGCGTTTTCCCTATCTTGCTGCCAGACACGGTGGTGGGGCATTTTTAGTTCCTTATCTAATTGCCTTACTTATTGTCGGAATACCGCTTTTAACCCTAGAAATTGGCTTAGGTCAAACTAAACAAAGAGGAGCAATTGGTTCATTTCGCAGAGTCACCTCTAATTTTGGTGGACTGGGAGTTTTAGCTCTCCTTTCGGCATTTCTGATTGTCTCTTATTATGCTGTTGTTATGGCCTGGTCAGTCATTTATTTCTTTGCCTCTTTTGGCGTAAATTGGGCTGACAATTCAGAGGGTTACTTTTTTGAAGAAGTCCTACAAGTAACCGATAGTGTGGGTGAAATTGGGGGATTAAACCTTCCTATCTTTTTCGCTCTAATTTTAGTTTGGGTGCTGACCTATTTTTGTGTTTGGCAAGGCACTCAAAGTGTCGGAAAAGTGGTGCTATTTAGTGTTCCACTCCCTGTCATTTTATTAGTGGCATTATTAATTCGAGCGGTAACATTAGACGGATTTTTAGATGGCTGGGCACTGTATCTAATGCCCGAGTGGGAAGCAATGTTAGATCCTGAAGTTTGGACAGCTGCTTTTGCCCAAATCTTTTTTACCCTCACGTTAGGCTTTGGAGCGATGATTACGTATGCCAGTTATCGTGATACTGGCGAAGATATTGTTCAAGATAGTTGGATTACTGCTCTTTTAAATAGTGGCGTAAGTTTATTTGCAGGGTTCGTCGTCTTTGGCGTGTTAGGGTATATGGCAACTCAAACCGATGTTCCTTTAGAAGAGTTAGCTCAAGAAAGTGGTCCGGGGTTAGCATTTGTAGTGTTTCCAGAGGCATTAAGCCTAATGCCTTTACCTTGGTTATTTAGCCTATTCTTCTTTATCATGCTCTTTACCTTGGGCATTGATAGTGCCTTTTCTCTTGTGGAAGCAGTAATTGCTGCTTTTACAGATCGCTATGAAGACTTAAAAATTCCTAAAGTTGCCTTTGCTGTGTGTTTAGTGGGCTTTTTAGCAGGGATTCTTTACACCACTCGCGCGGGGCTTTATTTTCTGGATATTATGGATCACTTTGTCACCAACTATAACCTAGTTTTAGTTGGGATTTGTCAATGTCTTTTAATTGGCTGGATTTATGGCGCAGAAAAGCTACGTCGTGAAATTAATGAGGCAAGTAATTGGACGTTAGGAAAATGGTGGAACTGGATGATTAAATATGTCATTGTCATTGTTTTAGCCATTCTCTTAGCAACGCAATTCCATAATGATCTCACTAGCCCCTATGAAGATTATCCTGCTTGGGCTCTCGGTATTGGCTGGTTAGGAGTTATTATTCCGTTTGGGATCTTTATTGGCTTGATCATCAAAGATAAAAAGGAACTCAAAGAAGAAAAGTGA
- a CDS encoding RecQ family ATP-dependent DNA helicase, whose amino-acid sequence MDWWQVRDRAKAIWGYDQFRPPQGEIIACLLQGKDALVVLPTGGGKSLCFQLPALLQQGLTLVVSPLVALMENQVQELQQHQLAAASFHSEVPRGQQKKILQQLEKQQLRLLYLSPESLFSPSIWERLIAPRLMINGLILDEAHCLVQWGETFRPAYRRLGGVRQALLTEKPDSNPIAVAAFTATADPEACETIESCLRLNTPTYFQQSPYRPNLRLKVKQVCTPAQRKQQLLKFIQPQQAGLIYARSRSVTETLSKWLKEKGYQSAAYHAGLSATERRYIEQQWLTGNLQFVIATSAFGMGINKANLRWVIHYQPPLLLSEYVQEIGRGGRDGKIAYALTLVSEPTGLLYPEDKQRQRYFIQKLRQQYQKAQQLRKQIPKEGNIRTVEAMSPQGLTTLSLLHSIGELEWLNPFYYRLLPASEIKQSTPKLLTQPRKMEAYLRTQNCRWQFLLREFGFKQEAENFRCGNCDRCLSQM is encoded by the coding sequence GAAAGGATGCGTTAGTGGTTTTACCCACAGGTGGCGGTAAATCCTTATGCTTTCAATTACCAGCGCTTTTACAACAAGGATTAACCTTAGTAGTATCGCCGTTAGTGGCGTTAATGGAAAATCAAGTTCAAGAATTACAGCAACATCAATTAGCGGCGGCTTCCTTTCATAGTGAAGTACCACGGGGGCAACAAAAAAAGATTTTACAACAATTAGAAAAGCAACAATTAAGACTGTTATATCTGTCTCCAGAAAGTTTGTTTAGTCCTTCAATTTGGGAACGATTAATCGCCCCGAGGTTGATGATTAACGGCTTAATTTTAGATGAAGCCCATTGTCTGGTACAGTGGGGAGAAACGTTTCGCCCTGCCTATCGCCGTTTAGGGGGAGTCAGACAAGCTTTATTAACAGAGAAACCAGACTCGAATCCCATCGCAGTTGCCGCCTTTACTGCAACGGCTGATCCTGAAGCCTGTGAGACGATTGAAAGCTGTTTACGACTTAACACGCCCACTTACTTCCAACAAAGCCCTTATCGGCCAAATTTACGGCTAAAGGTAAAACAAGTTTGTACTCCAGCGCAACGAAAACAGCAATTATTAAAGTTTATTCAACCGCAACAAGCAGGATTAATCTATGCGCGATCGCGCTCTGTGACAGAAACTCTAAGCAAATGGTTAAAGGAAAAAGGATATCAGAGTGCTGCTTATCATGCGGGATTAAGTGCAACCGAACGTCGTTACATTGAACAGCAATGGCTAACAGGAAACCTACAATTCGTCATTGCTACTTCTGCATTTGGAATGGGGATTAACAAAGCTAATTTGCGCTGGGTAATACACTATCAACCCCCCTTATTACTCTCAGAATACGTCCAAGAAATTGGGCGCGGTGGAAGAGATGGTAAAATTGCCTATGCTTTAACTTTAGTGAGTGAACCCACAGGCTTACTTTATCCTGAAGATAAACAAAGACAACGGTATTTCATTCAGAAGCTACGTCAGCAATACCAAAAAGCGCAGCAACTGCGAAAACAAATTCCAAAAGAAGGAAATATTCGTACAGTGGAAGCTATGTCACCTCAGGGATTAACCACCCTTTCTCTCCTTCATAGCATCGGAGAATTAGAATGGCTGAATCCGTTTTACTATCGGTTATTACCTGCTTCTGAGATCAAACAATCAACACCCAAATTATTAACCCAACCGCGAAAAATGGAAGCCTATTTGAGAACTCAAAACTGTCGGTGGCAATTTTTACTAAGGGAATTTGGGTTTAAGCAAGAAGCAGAAAATTTCCGTTGTGGAAACTGCGATCGCTGTTTATCGCAAATGTGA